The following is a genomic window from Platichthys flesus chromosome 13, fPlaFle2.1, whole genome shotgun sequence.
CTTTTCTGTGGGCTGCTGGGATGACTTCAATGAACACCCAGAATGGGATCCATCTGGGCTATCCTAGGAGGCCAGAGTGGCTGGAGGAAGCAAATGGCCCTTAGGCCTCTGGCGATCAACTGAAGCATTTCATGGAACAGAGCAgattggagagagagagagagagagagagagagagagagagagagagagagagagagagagagagagaaaatatcaGCTGGCTCCGACTTGGGCATTACCTGGACCGCACTGAAAAAGAAACCTGGGGGAAGATTCATCTGTTTAAAGTTTCTTTAAGTTTCACtgcctctttgttttatttatttgatgttgtTCTTTTTCCACTGGAGAGAGCAATGAGCAGACAGTGTAGGGAGATACTTTGAATAGCTTTTGCCTCTTGTTTATATACATGTGGTATtctaaataaagacatttgCTTCTGCATATAACCAAATTGGAGTAAAATAGTCTTAATGTTACCATGTGGGCCACTAGTAGCATTTCGAAGCATCCCTGTCTCGAGTACAGACAGAACGACTGCCTTATTAATAATAAGAGCTAAGAACATTTATTCAGTTTGCATATATTTGATGATCTAAGAGTTATAAGTAATAACAGGATCATCATTAACTTAACCAACAGACACTGCACTTATTCAATCATATCACAGTTGACCTCTGAAAAATTAACTGATAGTCCAGCTGTGTGAAAGGTTGTCAGCACTTAACTGTTTGCAAAAGCTACCTGCGAGTAGGAGTGTGATGACCTTTGTACAACAATGACCAATTCAAATAATATTTGGAGGCCAGTCTATTCTAAtctattcacattcacattgtgAAAAGAAAGATCGAATGAACATCAAGCACTGATGCTCCTTTTAAGAATAAACAGATGTAATACCTGGGTGCACACTGTATTAATAAAGAAAGAACTTGGAGAGTTTCACTGATTCTGAGGTTCAGGAGCAGTTTGGAGAACTGATGCAACAGCTGGCACCAAGGCAAGAGTTTTTGTTTTGAGTATTTAATTTGCCGAAAGTCATGGTTTTTTGCAAATAGTCTCAGCTGTGCACATTTGGTTCATTCGTTGCCTGTCGCTTGATTGTAACTCGGCTACGTCATAAGAATAACTGTGAGCCACACAAACATATCAAATAAATGgacaaattaaatttgtatCAGACTGGATAGAGGGGGAAGGTGTGCTTCATCATGTGCCAAAACAATTCATGTCGTCCATTGAAAAATCAACCCTGGTCATAATAATAAAAGCCTGAATATTATTAAGTAAAATAACGTTTTCTGGATACAGGTGGAGAAATATTGCTAACATTCCAATCAGTCAATGTGCAATGACCTTcagtttctaaatgtattttaactaGAGCTTAAAAAAGTTCTGTAAGATTTGTGTGTTGTCACACTATTGATTCAAATTTTCAATTAACTTTTTATTGGAGGAAAATACATATTCCACAGAGGAAGCCCCTGCACAGGTGGTAATATGCCACACTATGGTGGTTAATTTCCAGATAATATGTTCAGGGAGATGCTTTCCCCGTGGCGCCGCGTGGCAGTGCATCAAATGTTCAGGGAAGGAGCAGGTGTCCTGTCACTGCTGCGTCTGTGAAGGAGAGTTTTGCCTGATTAAAAAGAGATTCATCCAGTAACCCGGGGAAGAGTGTAGCCGATGGAGGACAATGGAGCTGCTGATGTGAAGAggcctgttctctctctcgctctctctctcgccctccagCTTCTATTACTTTATAGGAAAGCCAATGGATCATTAGACATGGTCTGTGAAACCAGTGCTAGATTGTCGAACTggatttcattacattttcttaAGCCTTAATTAGATCGGGGTCCAAGAGACTAATGCCAATTTGAATAATAGAGAGATCATGACAGAAAATTAGTCAGTCTTAATCTGATCAAAATAAGATACAGcaaaatacatgaaatattCACATGTGCCTTAAACTTTCTgggaatatatatttttcagtaGAGTGCTAAAACAATGTCTGATATGATATAGTATCTGAGGAAACTTGCACAAAGGCCTCCTGCGTTGGAGAATATGAAATTAAAGCCAAATCAGATCTGTCAAAGCGTTCAATCACGGAAGTTTTCACCAGACTTGAAGGTCCACACCGCAGGGAGAGGAAACCGACGCGTGGTTTGACTTAATTGCTACCGGGTGATATTTCATCGCTTTCAATCTCCTAGCGAGATAGCTGGCGGCGGGTAAAAAACCTACTTCCCGATACACAGAGAGGTGTCTTTTTGCTTTGACAACATATTCTACATATTCTACATATTGAGGATGTTTTatattcagcagcagcagcagtcggcGAGCGAGTGGGGGAACAGGCAGTCTGCGATTCACGGGCAGAAATCGTTTCACGGACAATGAAGCAGCTTTTTAATGACCATGAGAGCGAGGTGAGATGACTGATGCCGCTTGGATTGGAGTCAGCTCTCGGGGCAGAGGGGGCCCGTGTGGAATAAACCGCCCCCCTGGGAACCCACATGCTGCTGACACGGTACACAACAGACGGGAGTGAGAGGGGCTTGTAGATATAACCTGGGGAAAAGCAGATTAGAAGAGACCCCAGGATGAATTTCCACATGGGTTTTCTCTTGAGGATGATCCACTGTTAAGATAGAAATCTGCTTtcagagagaaggagctgaagagcGACAAGATGCCAGTTCAACAGGAAAAGGTGCTGAGCTACAATAACAcctacagagacacagggatTTTATGACCATACAGTTATGAGCATGGGGAACAGGAAGCActtagtttgttggtttgtttctctctccccccccccccccccccccccccgcttttcTGGTGCCAAATTGATACTTGAAAAATGGTACCAGTGCCTAAACGATGCCAGAACTGAAAAGAACAATGATTTACAATTAGTGTGGCATTTTTATTGATGAATATAAGTTAGTCcataaaacttaatttaataaaacataacacataTACAATCATTTAATACACTGAAAAGTGGGGAATGATTCAATCCGGCTGGAACAGGTGCCTGACTCACACTGGAGCTCTTCACCCAAccctgtcacacaaacacaacatcagtACCATCAGCACTTATTCAACGTTTCTCTAATCAAAACTGAAGGTTGTCCTTAATCAAGCCAATATTCTGCAGAGGCCATTTTAGAAATTGCTAAATTTATGTACACCAATCAAATAAATCCAGTTTCGACTCGGGGTGTTACATTGATGAATCTTTGGTGTATCGCTGAAGCAACAGCTCGTGCTCCGAGGTCAGCTTATCTCTTcaatctctccctctgctttgaATAACACAATGTGTTGGAACATGATACCGGGGTATCAGGGAGCAGCTCTTGTTCTGtcaggcagaaaaacaaattcaaacacaaCCCCAAACAGCAATCCCTCACACTTATTTGATATGAAtcatgggggggtggggggttgtaTCCTGTTGCTGCAGGATTTTGTCAGAGCATGTGTGTCTATCCAATTCCCTTGAACATCCAATTTCCCTCATTCTGTGAAATGACTGAGAGACAGCGGATGAAAGTGCTGTGGTGAATGTTTGGTTTTACTGTCTGTTGTCCAGACATAAATTCATTCTATCTCAAGTTTAAGTTTTACATAAAAGTTTGACAAAGTAATTCAAAGCAAACAAGACGAACACAAAGTTTCATCTGACGGGTAAATATTGTACAAAATGAACCATGTAGAGAAGTAAATAGGATTTCCAATCTTTTTTGCGTTGGATCATTCAAATATAAGATAatatttattagtcccacaatggggaaatgTGCTTTGTTACAGCAAAAAGAAGTGAAATACACAATTGGTGAAAGAAGCTAACTTTAATGGCACCAACAGGcacgaggcccaacagtcctgtTATCAATCCACGTTTAGATCAAGATTTTAGTTTGGATCTGCAAATTGAGTAAAATCATACATATTAGTATCCttaacatttgtcttttcttcaagATCCATATATTATTTTCTGAGATATCAATGGCAATTTAAGGAATATTCCTGGACCCCCATTAGTGAGATATATAAGGTGCATGTTGTAGAGAATCAGTCCTAGACTTTTCAAAGCACACTATTTGTAAGTATTTTCCTAGGATGAAAAGACACAGCATGTCCACCTACAgaaacattatatataatagtaacaaaaaaatgttaacaaatctTTTGTGGATGTGATTCCACTTCAAAGACTCGGGTATCTACCTCCGGCGAGGCCACTTTGCACTGTGAGCTTGACTGGCTGTCCGGCTCGACTACCAGTTGTGCCACAGTTTAGAGCCGCCTGGTCCTCAGTGGTGTTGAGGGTGACATTGAGAGTGgacctgcctgtgtgtgaggaTCAGCCTCCGTTTGTGGCGGGTGGTCTGCTACTGAAGCCTCCATCGGGCTGCCCGAGCCTCTCTGAAACAAACCGCCCGGCTCCGAGTCCAGACTGGCATCCTCCTTCAAACTAGTAGGTGACAGTCGCAGAAGAAGTTCAGCTGTTCTTTCCTGCTCCTCCCGCTCaacctcttcctccagctgagcAAATGTCCTCATATCTGAGAGTGAAGCCAGCATCTTGTAGGCTGCCTCCAGTCTGGTTCTCTTGATAATATTATGTTTACTGGGAGCTAAGAAAGATACAAGATAAGGAGTCTGAAGTGAATGCTTGGGTCAGAAAATTATTTTCGGGCTCTAACCCTTTTAAAAGTATAACCTTTATTCTTGTGATATTAGAAGAGGACATTTCTGAATTGTTTCAGTATATATAAGCACGTACTACTGCTGTACAGTGATGACAGGGCTAGAGACAGCTTGTAAAATGAGACTGAAAgttaaatgttgttattttcaCATTAATGATGAGCTTCTATGAGAAGAACTGAAGTTAGctgggagggaaagagagcatCTACCATGATACGACCAGGACAGTGTGGAGTAGACGGCCCAGGCTGCTTTTGCTCATCAGGTCCGGCTGCACTGTCATCCTGCTCTGAGAGTCGTGTATCGATCAGCTGTTTTGCTGCCTAGTaaacaaattgaaaacacaacaaattatcAAGACATGCCGTAGCTTGAACACACAACCgtgtcatgtctgtgtgttggctgAACATTTTGTACGGTTCCCCGAAACATTTCAATTCACATCCTTACTCCAGTAGCAGAGTAACCCTGTGTAAATGACATGAGTTTTAAGgaaatttgaatgtcggggttTACAGCCACCACACAAACATTATCGAGGCCTTGTCTGTGCTTTTTCTAAAATAGTGGCCACCAGTTACGTCAATTGTaatggatttggctgcagcgctgtttacccctgagactccaaaagtgtttgtggactcaaacacttcacctacCTCTCCACCGGCATAGGGGtgggtagataatgagtggattttcatttttgggtgaactatccctttaaggttaACAGAGGCAAAAGGTGTCTTATCTGGCCAAACCAAAATATTGTCATCATTTatgcaaattaataaataaataaataaaagagtgtTGTTGACAGATCAGCTTctagtgatgaaaacatttccttTGAAGCATCCCGACACACCTTGTGCAGAAAATAAACGGTGAACAGGCAGAGCCTCTGGCAGAAGGCGAACATCTTTTTCTTGAACTGCCGGAAGTCAATTTATGGATGACATCATGTGTTTTACTCTTCTAATTGATGAGACCCATGAATATAGCTTTCTAGGACACAAGTTCAGTTATGTGAAGCACAGCGCTCACTAAACCTGTTTGAACAAATGCATTACAGCATCTTTCTGAACATTGTAGAATAGACAACACATACAGTATTTTACGTGGTTTGTGGCAGCAACGATATTCTGTGGTGTcactaaaaaaacaattaaccTCAGCACAGAATCTCCTCCACTTACTGATTATCTGCTGATTCAATATCACACCTGCTGCCTCATTGACTTTGTTTACATACACATCAGCATCTctgttatttttgtctttttgaggGTGTCATACCGTCACCTGGTGGAAATGTTTctaaatagttattttttatttagtaaaaGTGCCTGTATCGTAACGTcactgtgtttttcaaaatcttTTGAGCTTTTCCTGAGACTTACGTATTCAGTTAttttaacccttgtatgttGTTCGGGTCTGTTGGACccattttcaatgtttgctaaaagaaaaatgatgcaataattcgtttttttaacctgagactcattggccttggctcatttgtgatgaacatatataagaacatattttcagtgactgtacactgtacaccCCCTCTACACAtgtatattacatatgtggtgtTTGGGTCGACTGGAACCAGGACTACGTTTagtgttaaattgtacattcaagcatctctgctcccacattcctgcacattttacgtaaaagttctctgcaagtttctgcatctcacaaggattctattgattcccctttggatgtgaaaactccagcaaggataataaccccaaagtaggcaaataaatgggtttggtccatctcattccagctttctacgaaaacacgctgtccctccaaattagtgcagaatgatttacgtaatgaaaagttcGCAAGAGGGCTTGATGTCCTCCTGCACATGATTCACTTCTATCCGTGTCGGCCCTGGTTGCatccttattacattggtagccatgggatttcatcattttttgagatccatatgttggctgctgatggcctggcctggatttgggacttagctggctgatggtcaatctcatcctcttctccaaactcactgtcagaatcTGAATTGATAGGAacaggatcttcatattctctaaactcttccccttcatggtcttccaaagattttctcttttaaaaaatcatttctcatgtagactgacataagtgtgttcaatttctaattaagttcaaGAAATAGACCTCAATACTGATGAAACACCAtgtttcatattcgtttttccaatcatatcttgattttaatggatgtttctttgtttaattgcattttatcacaaaaaaacgaaaaaagcactttgtgatttaacagggataaatgacaaatatgaaccatatatgctgtttatattgcttgtaattgggataaagttaacatctgttaagtatttttacatatatgaaagaccgaataatgcggtgggtccaccagacATATGGCGATAAAATAAGTCCCGCAGAAGTAGTAACTTAGCTAGTATAGTTTCAGGTCTCTACTTCTAATttggacttatgaaaacatcgtcatgtctggcgaaggatgatccttcgccaaacatcaatgtttacatggtttgaggaaatgtcacaattctgaccttgatccaatgacttgactgagctcatttgagctgtatattgtaaagcagccaggagcagttcatcaaaatataaaacatgacacttcctgtagccaccagggggcgctgtgatttcaagtcataatttctgtgtagatgtcatcaggctgggaatcttgtcttacatgtctagtttggacttgattggaccatgtatgtccgtgatacagatgctcgtgttttgatggcgtttaatcaaactttgacgccacgccacggtcacacggtgtgacgaaaaataaatcccttaatcactttttatctcaatcttgttgtgatgacactcatctgagttttaagttgatctgatgaaaatTCTAGGACATGTACATCacaataaaaatgtggaatatggctaaaatggccactaaattcaaaatggcggacttcgtgtttggtctagcatatctatccaagagacttatttgtttgttatgaaaagacacatgcccaAATCGACttttgtacatgtcggccaatcgtagtgccggggctgcctgttagggggcgctagtcagttgttttgccacgcccattccttaaaacatTTGagtatcttcagggggggggattttgctacacacatgtagtttgagtgagatagaaccattaacactgaagttacagcaatttcgtgtttcaagccgagttgatgaactttaatgccacgccattaatatggcgtttgacgaaaagttacagttaatttatgccttcattatcaatgtcttgagacccatttgataaagtttgacatggttgaggtcaatggatgaggagaaacacatccaagtgtaagacatgcaaaaaaaagacaattcctgttgccactagggggcgctgtgatttcaagtcataatttctgtgtagatgtcatcaggccgggtcTCTTGTcatacatgtctagtttggactcgattggacaatgtatgtccgcgatacagatgctcgtgttttgatggcgtgtagccaaactttgacgccacgccacggtcccACGGTGTGACGGAAAAAAATTcccttaatcattttttttctcaatgttgttgtgatgacactcatctgaatttgaagttgatcagatgaaagctctacgacaagtacatcaaagtaaaaatgtggaatatggccaaaatggccactaaattcaaaatggcggtcttcctattgtgtttttcataatgccctttgagatttttttgtgcgtctggtcatgatacacgtAGGCcacgatttttgtgaagatcggacAAAGCGAAACCTAGGGGCAgtgttccagggggcgctgttgagccatttttctccaaaataatttaaactatCCTCTTCATACTTTGTGCCAGAAACATCTTTCAAACAGGTCCAAAGACTTTCAGCTATTATAGCCCTTACCTGACCGTCCAAgataaatgcctaaccctaaccaaaccCTAACCAAACCCCAACTCAAACCTAATTCCAACcttaaccctaaaaccaagtcttaactaTTAAACAGTCCATTGAAAAAGTTAGTGCCGGTCAAAATGtcttcactttccaaaaatgtcctcactctgtagggtctATGAGTAAAATGGTCTTCACAAAGATACAAGAATAGGAACACACACGCATTGCCTTTCAGGTTTTTCAGCAACATGTTTCTTGTTTCTCAGTTTCTTCAACTTAtgagtaaaaacaaataaattcagagCAATGTATTGCAGATGATTTTGGAATAATTTAAGAAGaacttcatatttttttattaaaaacaatcagAAACTTGCATTATACATACATGCAGAGCACCTGCAGATGTTAGATCAAAATGTACATTATTTCGACATTGAGGTCAAATGATCACCTCGGACAGCGGTCACGGTTCTGTAGGTTTTGGAGTCGCGAAAGGACGAACCAAGTTTACTCCAACCTAGGTTGAACTTAGATCGACTGACATCTGGTCCGAGGTCCCCTGTCGCACAGTCAAGCCTCTCACATCTAATTTGGTGGGTCGAGTGACTTTTAAGCACCTCACGGTAATCAGAATGAATTTCGCCATGCTTCCTTCGaagatctgtgttttccttctgaAGGCTGTGTAGAGCCTCTGTTGCCTTACGCAAAGCAACTTTAGTTTGCTCTTGTGTCTGAGAGTCGAGTTTGTTCTGAGAAATCTGGAGGTCTAAAGCCAAACGGTGCTTCTCCTCTTGCGTCTTTGTTTGTTGGACCAAAGCTTTGTTGAGTTCGACATGGCACTTGTCAGACCTGGCCCTTTCTTTTTCAAGAGCCATGGAAGTTTGATCggctctctccctttctctttcaaGGGCAGAGAAAGTCTGGTCGAGTCTGGCACTTTCTTTTTCAAGCGCAATGGAAGCTTGATCagctctctccctttctctttcaaGAGCAGAGGAAGTCTGGTCGAGTATGGCCCTTTCGTTTACAAGAGCAAAGGAAGCTTGATCagctctctccctttctcttgcAAGAGCAGAGGCAGTTTGATTgactctctccttttctctttcaagAGCAGAGGCAGTTTGATTGACTATCTCCTCCGCGATAGCCCTTTGTATCTCTTCTTGACGTTGGGTCTGTTTTGTATTGCTCTCTGTCGGACAGGGAGCTTCACCTTTATTTAGCAAGGCGTATTTTGCCTTCAAAGCCTCATATCTAGTCCTGATGTTCCGGTTCTCCAACCTTAGTTTTTGGATATCATACGTCATGTCCTCTGTGGCTTTCCTTTGCATTCCAATTTCCTCCGTTGCTCCCGAGAGCCGGCCTTTCTCCCCCTTGAGTTTTTCTTCAAGTTCTCTGCAAGTTTCTCTGATGTCCTGCTCAGCAAGCCGACTCTTGTTTAGGGCATCCTCAAGACGGACCAGTTCTTTTTTGTCCCTCTCCAGCTGTTGCGAGGCCGCAGCCTCATAATCCCTCTGGAGTTGCGAGGCCGCAGCCTCATTATCCCTCTGGAGTTGTGAGGCCGCAGCTTCATAATCCATCTGGAGTGTGACGTTTTTTGACTGCTCCTCCTTGAGGTCTGAGGCTTGCATGGTATCGTTCTCCTGCAGTTTGGAAATAGTCCGTTTGAGTTTATTGATCTTCTCCTCCTTGCTTTTGTGATCAGCTGTCATTTCTTTAATCTTCTTTTGAAGctttgtttgtctttcctgGTGAACCTTCTCCGATTTCTCAACATCAGTCATTCTCATCTTTGTGCATTCCAGCTCAATACGAAGAGTGACTTTTTGAGCTTGCTCATTCTTTAAAGCTTTAGAAAGAGCGTGTTTTTCTTTTCGCTCCTTGTTCAGGGCTTCTTTCATTTTGACTTGATCTCTTCTCAGTATCTTCAAGTCCTCCTGAGCAGCTTTGAGTTTTCTTTCCATTTGTAGGTCTCTTTGTGGAATCTCAGAATTTCTCGATGAACTGGATACACTCTCCTGTGAAGCATAAGATAGTTATTAGTTTACATTCACGTTCATTCTTGAACAATATCTTCAATTCAGCATATTTTATTAAGctatttacatgtttattttactcatatttaaatatagtcAAGTGATGAAATTAAGTCGATAATAGTTAATATTAGATGCAAGATGGGCTTTACTACCATGACAAATGAATGATTTCAAGATAAgataatcaataaattaataaatggtGGCTTCTctgattcttttcatttcaagtcTATTCTTAATTATTAAGGTGGTCTGAAGTCTGTagctgtttttaattcaaaatattaaatcttttttgtggttgtgtggtttttttgtttatttttagtatATACAGTTACCTCCTCAAAATCGGATACGTGGGTTTTCTGCTCAGTCTCTTTCTCAATCTCCAACGCATTGTGTCCCTTCATCTTTTCCTTATTCTCCTTCACAATCTGCTTCTTAGTCGGCCTCTCAGTCCCGTACTCAATCTCCTCCtcaatctcctcctcactctccccATCAAAAATGTCAGGATTAGGAGGACACAAGGAAACACCTTCCCACAAAGACATTTTTGTTGCTTTCAGTCTACTGTGTTGTATTGAATAAACGTAATTAGTGCCAGAGGATTGATTTGTGTCCAACAGCCGATTAATGACATTGGGGTACATATATGATTTGATCTCACCACATTCATAATAGGATTCCAATTCCTTTGATGTATTTGATGACCAACCTTCTAGAGGGGTGAAATTCTAGCCCCATTGATGCATGTAGCCCCGACCTCTATATCAGAGTCAGAAATGTGATTGCAAAACTTTCATATGCCAATACTTTTTTTAGATCATTATTTGAGATGTTTGGGTTTGGCAAAGCATCCCGGAAGCCTTCTGTAAAAAATGCATCAAGATGAAgtatagtttttgtgtaaacagAATTTAGTTTTGATTATTTCTGCAGTTGTGCTCCTCtgttagacacacacaagtgcatctGATCAGTTGATTAAACACCCTTCTTTTTCACTATTTCTGTGGAGACAACTCATTGATATGATACAGcttctaccacacacacacacatatgcttcTAGAATTCCATTCAGACTTTGTCATCCAATTGTCGATTTTGCATTTCAACAGTTTCTTCAGTTTTAAGACTTCTTTAGGTGCAATCATCAGTTTTTACTGTACCACTATTCCACttcatcttgtttgttttttttcagcaaagAAATCTATTCAACTActtgaattaaattgaatttgatttgtttgacaAATCACagcatacattatctcaaggaaGTTTACATAGTAAACTAAACTAATTCAGCTGTCTTCTGCTTAGCTTTCTAGTTTTTATTCCGTTCTACCTTTACACAGATTTGTTTCTGCTGGCTATAGACACACAACTTTAAAATGTGCAGTCCTCAGTTTACATATCATCTGGTGTTCATATACCAtctataatgtaatgtaatataaataaatgtatgtgaaCCATCATTATGCTGTAGTAGCAGAGATTTTTGTGTCTCTCTTAATATGAATTTAACGAGAATTTATCTAAAATAAACATGGTGAAAATATCCCCTTCTCTTATATGTCACTGTTGACATGTTGCTTGTGGTTTGTTGCATGTAATCCAGATGTCAGTGGCTGGGTTTATGTTCTTCTTGTTTATATTTtctgctgctctccctccctctcactgaCGGTAGCCCACTGGCCTCGATACTCTCATCTCTTAATACTATAAGGCGGTGTGgccttcttctgcaacaataaggttgccggttcaaatcccactctacCCCAACTTAATGCCGaggtgtccttggcaagatactgagcccctaAATGgtccctcataaatgttgagtgtactaattgtaagtcactttggacaaaagcgtcagccaaatgacatgtccCCTACATCCCCTACTATCCAGTGTGATAGTAGGGGATGGAGAGCTTTTGACTGATGTGTGTTGGCCATTCCTTCGTCATTCCTTCAACTGCTTATTGGACGAGGCAGGAGGAGTAATCAAGATAACTGTTAATCCTGATCCTAACCCTTACCATCACAGCTAAATGCTTAACCCTTAACCTAATCTTTtgaattttgaaaaatgaccggATCCGTTATGACTCATGCTTTACGCCTGTAAAGATGCTTGTCTCGGTCACGTCACGTTTTCGCTGAACACATACCAAGACAGTATTTG
Proteins encoded in this region:
- the LOC133967081 gene encoding trichohyalin-like yields the protein MSLWEGVFLCPPNPDICDGESEEEIEEEIEDGTERPTKKQIVKENKEKMKGHNALEIEKETEQKNYVSDFEEESVSSISRTSSRPQRDLQMERKLKAAQEDLKILRRDQVKMKEALNKERKEKHALSKALKNEQAQKVTLRIEMECTKMRMTDVEKSEKVHQERQTKLQKKIKEMTADHKSKEEKINKLKRTISKLQENDTMQASDLKEEQSKNVTLQMDYEAAASQLQRDNEAAASQLQRDYEAAASQQLERDKKEQVRLEDALKKSRLAEQDIRETCRELEEKLKREKGRLSGATEEIGMQRKATEDMRYDIQKLRLENRNIRTRYEALKAKYALLYKGEAPCPTESNTKQTQRQEEIQRAIAEEIVNQTASALEREKERVNQTASALARERERADQASFALVNERAILDQTSSALERERERADQASIALEKESARLDQTFSALERERERADQTSMALEKERARSDKCHVELNKALVQHTKTQEEKHHLALDLQISQNKLDSQTQEQTKVALHKATEALHSLQKENTDLRRKHGEIHSDYREVLKSHSTHQIRYERLDCATGDLGPDVSRSKFNLGWSKLGSSFRDSKTYRTVTPVRGVSLCPPNPDIFDGESEEEIEEEIEYGTERPTKKQIVKENKEKMKGHNALEIEKETEQKTHVSDFEEESVSSSSRNSEIPQRDLQMERKLKAAQEDLKILRRDQVKMKEALNKERKEKHALSKALKNEQAQKVTLRIELECTKMRMTDVEKSEKVHQERQTKLQKKIKEMTADHKSKEEKINKLKRTISKLQENDTMQASDLKEEQSKNVTLQMDYEAAASQLQRDNEAAASQLQRDYEAAASQQLERDKKELVRLEDALNKSRLAEQDIRETCRELEEKLKGEKGRLSGATEEIGMQRKATEDMTYDIQKLRLENRNIRTRYEALKAKYALLNKGEAPCPTESNTKQTQRQEEIQRAIAEEIVNQTASALEREKERVNQTASALARERERADQASFALVNERAILDQTSSALERERERADQASIALEKESARLDQTFSALERERERADQTSMALEKERARSDKCHVELNKALVQQTKTQEEKHRLALDLQISQNKLDSQTQEQTKVALRKATEALHSLQKENTDLRRKHGEIHSDYREVLKSHSTHQIRCERLDCATGDLGPDVSRSKFNLGWSKLGSSFRDSKTYRTVTAVRAPSKHNIIKRTRLEAAYKMLASLSDMRTFAQLEEEVEREEQERTAELLLRLSPTSLKEDASLDSEPGGLFQRGSGSPMEASVADHPPQTEADPHTQAGPLSMSPSTPLRTRRL